The Lactuca sativa cultivar Salinas chromosome 2, Lsat_Salinas_v11, whole genome shotgun sequence genome includes a window with the following:
- the LOC111917450 gene encoding ABC transporter B family member 13 yields MGEVEILSNQDYGENPTPKVELKTDSSSKASFSGLFYAADKWDLLLMLFGSIGACVHGAALPIFFVLFGRMIDSLGHLSSHPHRMSSEVCKNSLYLVYLGLVVFVSSWIGVACWMQTGERQTGRLRFKYLQSVLRKDIKFFDTIAKDKNILFHISSDATLVQDAIGDKIGHGLRYLAQFFVGFTVGFTSVWQLTLLTLAIVPLIAFAGGAYTVIMSTLSEKSEAAYAEAGKVAEENISQVRTVYSFVGEKRAIEMYSMSLQNALKFGKKSGLAKGVGIGFTYALLFCAWALLLWYAGILVQHHRTNGGKAFTTIINVIFSGFALGQAAPNLAAIAKGKVAAANIVSMLEEDIESTRKLNSGMAFSKVAGNIEFHEVYFAYPSRQNTVLENLSFSIGAGKKIAVVGPSGSGKSTIISMIQRFYDPISGQILLDGHDIKTVQLSWLRGLMGLVSQEPALFATTIAENILYGKPNADMAHIIEASIAANAHSFIQKLPESYQTHVGEGGTQLSGGQKQRIAIARATIRNPKILLLDEATSALDSESEHIVQQSLNTVMSNRTTVIVAHRLSTVRDVDTIIVLKNGQIIEKGNHLELISKGGEYSSLVSLQTNSGQTGSNSNPQNSPDTNRTNFEDFDPITTNLNTLHPNEKNQSASRSSRNTPSIWDLVKLNQPEWPYAVVGSVGAILAGMQAPLFALGITYILTSFYSRDNSKIKDDVAHASLIFVAAGVVTIPIYMLQHYFYTLMGERLTTRVRLSMFSAILSNEIGWFDFDENSTGSLLSKLAADATLVRSALADRLSTIVQNIALTLTAFVISFILSWRIALVVISTFPLLIAASLTEQLFLKGFGGDYTTAYSRATSVAREAMTNIRTVAAFGAEDRVSTQFAAELNRPGKQARLRGHISGIGYGFSQLLAFCSYALGLWYASVLIQHKNSNFGDIIKSFMVLIITALSIAETLALAPDIVKGTQALGSVFEILNRVSSINPDHRDLLVVDNIKGDIEFRNVSFAYPTRPEIKVLNGLNLKLMAGNSLAVVGPSGSGKSTVIGLVTRFYDPDLGAVFIDSFDIKKLNLKSLRKRIGLVQQEPSLFSTNIYENIKYGNENASEIEVINAAKLANAHEFISRMPEGYKTEVGSKGVQLSGGQKQRVAIARAVLKDPSILLLDEATSALDIASERLVQEALDKLMEGRTTVLVAHRLSTVRNADSIAVLQNGTVVESGTHDMLVGMPGSVYAHLVSLQQEKSM; encoded by the exons ATGGGGGAGGTTGAAATTTTGTCAAATCAAGATTATGGTGAAAACCCAACTCCAAAGGTGGAGTTAAAAACGGATTCAAGTTCAAAAGCTTCATTTTCGGGATTATTTTATGCAGCTGATAAATGGGATTTGCTTTTAATGTTGTTTGGGAGCATTGGAGCTTGTGTTCATGGTGCTGCTCTTCCAATTTTCTTTGTTTTGTTTGGTCGAATGATTGATTCTTTGGGCCATTTATCTTCACATCCTCATAGAATGTCTTCAGAGGTTTGTAAG aaTTCTCTATACTTGGTTTATCTTGGACTCGTTGTTTTTGTGTCATCATGGATAG GTGTTGCATGTTGGATGCAAACAGGAGAAAGACAAACAGGTCGTCTACGTTTCAAATATCTCCAATCTGTTTTGAGAAAAGATATTAAGTTTTTTGACACAATAGCCAAGGATAAAAACATACTTTTCCACATTTCTAGTGACGCGACACTTGTGCAAGATGCAATAGGTGACAAG ATAGGCCATGGTTTAAGATATCTTGCACAATTCTTTGTTGGATTCACAGTGGGATTTACTTCGGTATGGCAACTCACACTTCTGACATTGGCCATTGTCCCACTCATAGCTTTTGCTGGAGGAGCGTATACAGTGATCATGTCTACATTGTCTGAAAAAAGTGAGGCTGCTTATGCTGAAGCTGGAAAGGTCGCTGAGGAG AATATATCACAAGTTCGTACTGTATATTCGTTTGTGGGGGAGAAAAGGGCAATTGAAATGTACTCAATGTCACTTCAAAATGCATTAAAATTTGGGAAAAAGAGTGGGCTTGCGAAAGGAGTGGGAATTGGGTTCACATATGCACTTTTGTTTTGTGCTTGGGCTTTACTTTTATGGTATGCGGGTATACTCGTGCAACACCATCGCACAAATGGTGGTAAAGCATTCACAACAATCATCAATGTCATCTTCAGTGGATT TGCTCTAGGTCAAGCTGCACCAAACCTAGCAGCCATTGCTAAAGGTAAAGTTGCTGCTGCAAACATCGTAAGCATGCTTGAAGAAGACATTGAAAGTACAAGAAAGTTGAATTCTGGAATGGCATTCTCAAAAGTGGCTGGGAATATCGAATTCCATGAGGTCTATTTCGCGTATCCGTCTCGACAAAATACAGTTTTAGAAAATTTGAGTTTTTCAATCGGTGCGGGGAAAAAGATTGCAGTTGTTGGTCCAAGTGGTTCGGGAAAAAGCACAATCATTTCTATGATCCAACGATTTTACGATCCTATCTCAG GGCAAATATTGTTAGATGGCCATGATATAAAAACTGTGCAGTTAAGTTGGTTAAGAGGGCTTATGGGGTTAGTCAGTCAAGAACCAGCCTTATTTGCCACAACAATAGCCGAAAACATTCTGTATGGAAAACCCAATGCCGATATGGCCCACATAATCGAAGCCTCCATAGCCGCAAACGCCCATTCTTTCATTCAAAAACTACCGGAAAGTTACCAAACTCACGTCGGCGAAGGCGGAACCCAGCTTTCCGGTGGCCAGAAACAAAGAATCGCAATCGCAAGAGCCACAATtcgaaaccctaaaattttacTTCTCGATGAAGCAACAAGCGCCCTCGATTCCGAATCAGAACACATCGTTCAACAATCGTTAAACACCGTCATGTCAAATCGAACCACCGTTATCGTCGCTCATCGATTATCCACAGTTCGAGATGTCGACACCATTATCGTTCTGAAAAACGGTCAAATCATCGAAAAAGGTAATCATTTGGAGTTGATCTCTAAAGGCGGAGAGTATTCCAGTCTAGTAAGTCTCCAAACCAATTCGGGTCAAACCGGGTCGAACTCAAACCCCCAAAACTCTCCAGATACTAACCGGACCAATTTCGAAGACTTTGACCCGATAACCACAAATTTAAATACACTCCACCCAAATGAGAAAAACCAATCGGCGTCCAGATCTTCGAGGAATACGCCGTCGATTTGGGACCTTGTGAAGCTAAATCAGCCGGAGTGGCCGTATGCGGTGGTGGGATCGGTGGGTGCGATTTTGGCGGGAATGCAAGCTCCATTATTTGCTCTTGGGATTACTTATATCTTGACGTCGTTTTATTCTCGTGATAATTCGAAAATCAAAGATGACGTGGCTCATGCATCGCTTATATTTGTGGCTGCGGGTGTTGTAACGATTCCTATTTATATGTTGCAGCACTATTTCTATACGTTGATGGGAGAACGCCTCACCACTAGGGTCCGTTTATCCATGTTTTCAG ctATACTAAGCAATGAGATTGGTTGGTTTGATTTTGATGAAAATTCTACGGGATCGCTTTTATCAAAGTTGGCAGCAGATGCAACACTAGTACGAAGTGCATTAGCAGATCGTCTATCAACAATCGTACAAAATATAGCACTCACATTGACTGCGTTTGTGATATCATTTATATTAAGTTGGAGAATTGCATTAGTTGTCATTTCTACGTTTCCCCTTTTAATTGCAGCTTCCTTAACAGAG CAACTCTTTCTTAAGGGATTCGGTGGAGACTACACAACCGCGTATTCCCGAGCCACATCCGTGGCTCGTGAAGCGATGACCAACATCCGAACCGTAGCCGCATTCGGAGCCGAAGACCGAGTCTCGACTCAGTTCGCCGCCGAACTCAACCGCCCCGGGAAACAAGCCCGTCTCCGCGGTCACATATCGGGAATCGGATACGGTTTTTCCCAACTCCTTGCATTTTGCTCATACGCGCTTGGCCTTTGGTACGCATCGGTATTAATCCAACACAAAAATTCCAATTTCGGCGACATTATTAAATCCTTCATGGTCCTAATAATCACCGCGTTATCAATAGCTGAAACCCTTGCACTCGCCCCCGACATTGTGAAGGGGACACAAGCACTCGGTTCAGTATTCGAAATACTTAACCGAGTGTCTAGTATAAATCCCGACCATCGGGATTTATTAGTAGTAGATAACATTAAAGGAGATATTGAATTTAGAAACGTGAGCTTCGCGTACCCGACTAGACCGGAAATTAAAGTTTTGAatggtttaaatttgaaattaatggCGGGAAATAGTTTGGCGGTAGTTGGACCGAGTGGGTCCGGGAAAAGCACCGTGATCGGACTCGTAACGAGATTTTACGATCCCGATCTCGGTGCAGTTTTCATTGACAGTTTCGATATCAAGAAATTGAATTTAAAATCGTTAAGGAAACGGATTGGATTGGTTCAACAAGAACCATCGTTATTTTCAACGAATATAtacgaaaatataaaatatggTAATGAAAATGCGTCCGAAATTGAAGTCATAAACGCCGCAAAACTTGCGAATGCTCATGAATTCATTAGCCGGATGCCGGAGGGTTACAAAACAGAAGTGGGGAGCAAAGGGGTGCAGTTGTCCGGAGGACAAAAACAACGGGTGGCGATTGCGAGAGCAGTATTGAAAGATCCATCGATTCTTTTGTTAGATGAAGCGACGAGCGCTCTTGATATAGCCTCTGAGAGACTGGTTCAAGAAGCGCTTGATAAGTTGATGGAGGGAAGAACCACCGTTCTGGTGGCCCACCGCCTGTCGACAGTACGTAATGCCGACAGTATCGCGGTGCTCCAGAATGGAACGGTGGTTGAGAGTGGGACACATGACATGCTTGTTGGCATGCCAGGGAGTGTGTATGCACATTTAGTTAGTCTTCAACAAGAGAAAAGCATGTAG